Part of the Arachis hypogaea cultivar Tifrunner chromosome 6, arahy.Tifrunner.gnm2.J5K5, whole genome shotgun sequence genome, CCTTCCCTGCTTTACACAAGCCATCAACGAGTGTATTATATATAACAACATCCGGATCGCAATCAAAGCTCATCATCTCTTTAAAGAACCAAAACCCTTCTTCAATGTAGGAATTCTTGCAAAACCCTCTGATCAAAATATTCGCGTTGAGAATAGAGCTCCTCACCATTAGTCTCTAGAAAGAACCGCAATCAATTTAAGGATTAGGGTCAAAGCAAAACTACGTAGTTTTTAGCTACAGGGATTCATTTGtccaatttttcaaaatatccttCCAGTCAGCAGTCCACATGTTAACCCGTCATGCTACGTCATCAGAACGGTAGCAACGTCTGACTTTTCCGTTGGGTCGCAATTGGACGGAGGGACTCATCTATCCAAGATTTGTGAAGGTCgagaatttaaaagtatttttaaatgtTCAAGGACGAAAATATCCGCGAAGTAAAAAGTCAAgacctatttgtcattttctcttattattattattattattattattattattattagatataaaGGAGATTTGTTTGAGTGAATGAGTGTGTTTGTGATTATGGACTAAACGACGACGCCGTTTCAACAAACGACCGACTCAAAGGATTAACTGTAGTCTTACTATCCCCTTGGCACGTTATCagtaaagaaaaaaacaaaataaattgatAGTTGAGACTTTTGACACAAATTAATCACGACAGAGGGAAATTGAGACTAAGCAGTaagaagaagcagaagcagaagcgtCTGCCGCAAGACAATGGGTGTCCACGGTCTCTGGGAACTACTCGCCCCCGTCGGCCGCCGCGTCTCCGTCGAGACCCTCGCCGGAAAAACCCTTGCAGTCGGTACGACCTCGTAAAACCCTGTCTCCTATTTTTCGCTACTTCTTTTTCCCGTTGTTCGCTCCATTATTGAACGAATAAACAACGCCACGACCCTTCGCTCTTTCTTCTGCAGATGCGAGCATATGGATGGTGCAATTTATGAAGGCGATGCGCGATGAGAAGGGCGAAATGGTTCGAAACGCTCACTTGCTGGGCTTCTTTCGTCGAATTTGCAAGCTCTTGTTCCTCAGGACAAAGCCAGCCTTCGTCTTCGACGGCGGAACCCCCGCCCTAAAGCGCCGCACCGTCATCGCCCGCCGCAGGCAGCGTGAGAACGCCCAGGCCAAAGTCCGCAAGACTGCAGAGAAATTACTTCTCAATCACGTAAGgcttctaaaaaattattataaaatgcgAGCTTTGATAGTGAAGTCAATTTTTGTTTCCACCCTTGGGCTAAACCACTTTTACTCCCTGCTGTGTAGTGTCGAAGTTATTTGGATCTTGATAGTGATTGTTTTCAGGCTTTGCTATGCCTCAGTTATTGAATCAAATGCTTTTCACCTTGATCCTTTACGGCGTCCTGTATACATTGAGTTTTGCTACGACACTTGAACTCGATTATGTCTCGGCTAGCAAAgtattgaaattgaaaatttaattacgTTGAAAAAGTTGAAAATATGTAAATTTTTACTTCAAAAAGGTTAAAAATAAGTCATCTCTAATTCTATACAGATGAGGTCCTAGTGTTGGATTGAAATTTTTCCTGATTTTATGCATTACGAATGTCTGAGAATTGTGGCTGAGGCTTGCTGTGTGCTGTGCTTGTAGTTAGTTTAAAATTTAGACACATAAATACAGGTCATTTGTTCTAATGGCTGAGTAGGTAAAGAATTAATGGTGCATTTTGTCTAAGTTACTGGCTTCATGTATTCCGTCACCCTCACCTTCTGTTTTTTCGTTTTCCTTTTCAACTTTGCTCTATAGTTAAAGGCATTGAGGTTGAAAGAAGTTGCTGATGACATTAAGAACCAGAGGCTGCAGCAGAAGAGTGAAGCCAAGGGATGCAAAAAACCTGATCGGATGGACTTTGTCGATAGTGATCCAGGAAAAAGTAACATGAAAGAGATAAATGAAATGTAAGCAACATCTGTTGTTGTAAATCGTTAAAGCTTTCTTTTGTGTGAGGTATACTTGCctcattatttaaaattattcatttagGTCTTCAGCTAAACTTGCAGCTACAGAGGCAGGAAATTTCTTGCAAGAAGTTGTGTCAAGAAGTCGCAACCAGGAGGAACTTGATGAAATGTAATCCATGTATATAACATATTTACTGAAATGAAGGGGGCAAATCGTGAATGCCACTGTTAAACGTTTTGATGTTTGCATGACTTAATTTAGGTTGGCAGCATCTATATCTGCAGAGGAGAACGGAATACTAGCCGGGAAAGAAGTGCCATCTACTGTACCTAATACTTCAGAGGAGAAATTTGACACAGATGGAGAAATGATACTGGTAAATTTTGCAAATTTAGAAGATGGATTGATTAGAAGTAGCCCTTACTATCATATGACCCATTCTTGATTGTAGCTTGTATTGTACCTTTCGTAGTGTTAGACACTGGAATAAGAAGACAATTTAAAGAAAAGGTACTGCATTATTATTGGTGGGGCCCAACAATGTGTTTGAGAAACCCATGAATCATTTGTATGACACGGGATTTTTAATATTTCCTTGACCTCTTCCAAAACTCATGAAGTGACTAGACCTTCCCTCTTCTGTTTCCAGTCGTATGTAATGACGAAACTTACTTCCCAACATCCTCTATAATAACCTCTAATTGACTATTTGACTTCCCAATCTTCTACTCTCTAGCTACCTCCTTCTCTGATCCTATTTACAGTTTGGCCTTGGGGATTATGTTTTATTGTGGCCCTCTTTGTTTTCTCCTGGCATGAACTTGCTTCATTCCTAAACACCTTTAAAGTAAATATCAGAGCTATAATGGGGAATAAGGCCATATTTGTTCTTCTATATTAGTTGTGACATCCTAAAGTGGTATATTTGTCAATGTTTATCCTTCTGCACTTCTTGCTGTCtcatctatattttctttttcttctcttgcaGCCTTGTGACAATGAAGTAGATTTAGCTGTTTTAGCTGCTTTACCACAGTCGATGCAACTTGATATTCTTGCACAGGTCAgtttttttacatatatttagGATGATGATACAAGGAAGGAGGAAAAATGATCCTcccaacaaaaaattaaaacaaaagattAGTAAATTGTAGCTTTCCAATCTCTCAACATGTTTGAGGGAAGTCCTCTAAAGAGATAATGAGCTTTACACCATATAGAGGCCAGTGTCTAATTGTACCTTAAAAATGAATTATCTGAAAACTAAAATTAGAGGTACGAGAATTGCACATGCTCAAATACTCCTGAAAGTGGCATATACTGCCCAATGCCACAAAGATTTGCTTCTTACCTGCTACCAAATTTTGTGAACCTTGTAAATAGAACTTATCTAAGGATGCTCACCCAAGAATCTTTTTGAAGATGCTAAAGTATCCAGAGAGTTAGCCATTGAAAAACATTTTGGATGATATTCTTTACAGCTtgtatttttatagtttttcttatttattatatTGCAATGAAGGAACTGATAAAACATTTCAAAGATTATTCTCTCGTAGAATGTGTGTGCTTGTGCACTCTATCTTGAAAATATCATCTTCCTTTTACTTGCTTGtgtcattttttctttttatgtatTGTATTTCATCAGGTTTAAATGTAACCTTTCAGCATTTATGCTTGTAACAGCTTaaaggaaagaaaacaaaagcaccAGTGGAAGATGAACTGCTGAACCAATGTGAGGTCAATGATAGGGGCAAGGGTAAGGGGATTCTGTTTAGAGAAAGTGACTTGGGTGGTTGTAGCTCAAAATGTGACAATGTGATATCAACAAATGACAATCAAGACAAAATTGATGAAATGTAAGCTGCATGATTTGTCAAAATTTTGACACAGTAGCATTTTAGCTTGGTTATAAAGTATTTTGTCTTGGAGTTTATTAGGTTAGCAGCCTCTATTGCTGGGGAGGGCATTGCAAAGTCTATGAGTAATGCATCAACTTTTTTTGAGGCTTCAGCCATTGAGGAAGAGGATGGTGACTATGATGAAGATGAAGAGATGATACTGGTCAGCTTATATTTCTATGCGTCAATTATGATATTTCATGTGTGTGTTTTATTCTCATAGTTCAGGCAACTGCTCTTAGTACCTAATTTGGCAATGTTAACATATCCACAAGGATTTAAAACTTCACGCACGCACAAGTGAAGAAGCTGTTCCTAAAAATCTAGTGATGTTTGGGGAAAAAAATAAAGATTGCTAGCTAAAGAATAGTTTTAAGTGAATGCACTACTTAACAATAACTTCTAAGTGGATCCATCCAAACATAAATTGATTTTcatatatttgattatttaaaaaagttatgttgataattaattattaaaataatttgaatCTCGGTTTCCAAGCGCATACTAAGAGTAACGTTTGTGTGAATCATATGCTTGGATGTCGTTTTTGCAGCCTGCAATGCATGGTGAAGTTGATCCAGCTGTTCTGGCCTCTTTACCTCCATCAATGCAACTGGATCTCCTAGTTCAGGTAATTGAGCTCATAAAGTATTGTCTATAGCCTAAGTACCGTTACATTAATTCTGATGTCGTTGTTGAATAATTATTCTGCAGATAAGAGAGCGATTAATTGCAGAGAATCGACAAAAGTATCAAAAAGTAAAGAAGGTTGGTAAAagaattcatatttattttttcatgcaTTGAAATAAATGTAAATGCCCATGTCTAAAATTAAAGTTGCAATTGTCATGAATAGTGCTGTGTACTTTTAGACACTGATCCTGTTCGACTTATGTCGGTATGTTGAGTAAAATGTGGCTACTGTTTGATTGGAGACCTGGTATTATTTAGGGTTGGATTCGGTTTGGACTGATTTTGAAGCAGATAATCGCATATGGGCATAGTGCAAGTGCCTGATGGGGTGATTTTATTTTCTGCCTATAGCAACTGTTGTTAACTCTTTTCATTTTGGTAGAATCCCACATTGCCTAGAGATAAGTCCTAGATGGCCTTTGTAAGAGCTTGTACATTCGTCACCTCATGAGCTAACTTTCTGGAGTTTAGTTAGGCTTACTCAATTCCAGTAGAAGTAACTTTCCTCATTACCATGTGCTTAATGTATGTGATCTGACTGGCCCTTTCAGGATCCTGCAAAATTTTCTGAGCTACAAATAGAAGCTTACCTTAAAACAGTTGCTTTTCGACGAGAGATAGATGAAGTGCAAAAAGCTGCTGCTGGAAGAGGAGTAGGGGGTATCCAAACTTCACGGATTGCATCTGAAGCCAACAGGGAGTACATATTCTCATCATCTTTTACTGGTGACAAACAGTGAGTAATCTTATTTTCAGTATTTGGTAGTGCTTCTCCTATGAATTGAATATGATGTCTGGTGGAGTTTTCATGTAAAGAACTTCCTTAATCTTTGCATTCTTAAATATCACAGAGAACTTGCATCAAGCAGAGCAGAGAAAAATGATGATGCTCATCGTAAGGCTCAAGGAACACATCCTGTGGAGAATCTTGCTAATATTATTGCATCAGCTGGTTCTAATACTACAAGTGGATTGGTTTGCAATGAACCTAGTGAATCTGTTGATGAAAGAATTCAGACCTTCCTAGATGAGAGGGGTCAATTTCGAGTTAGCAGATCAAGAGCTATGGGGATGCGTATGACCCGAGATTTGCAAAGAAATTTGGACTTAATGAAGGAGATTGAGCTGGAAAGAACACATATCAACAAGGCTTCAAATATTGATGcaattttgagtgcagagaaTAATGGTCCATCAAAAAGTTCTGGGACCAATTCTGTTGGTAAATTAAAAACTATGAATGTTGATCTAGTTGGTGAGTGTGTGCAAAATGAGCAATCTGTCTTTGACAAAGATACTTCTATAGAGGTATCCTTTGAATACGATAGCAAGAATGCACTCATTGATGCTGAAGATGAAATATTTGCTAATTTAGTAGGAGGAAATTCGGGGACAGTATTTCATGCTGATGGTACTCCAGCAAAAGAACATCCTTCTAATTCAGATTCAGATTGTGACTGGGAGGAAGGAATTGTTGAAGGGAAGAATACCTTCATTCCTGGAAATAATAAAGTGGAATGGAATTCTTCTGTTGCTGAAGGGGATAATAATGATGAGAGTGAAGTAGAATGGGAGGAAGGAGATTGTGATGGTGATAAAAGTACCATATGTTGCCCATCTGAGACTGGGAAAAAGCCAACTCGAGGTCAATTGGAGGAGGAGTCTAATTTGCAGGAAGCAATTAGGAGAAGTCTTGAGACTATAGGAGATGGAGAGCTTAAGCACCTATCATCTGTAGATGAGCATTCAAATGCTGATGAGAAAAAATTGGATTCCCATGGTGATTATTTGGATGTTTCTGGTGCAATGAATTTAAATGATGAAGATGCATTTCTGAAGATAAAAAATAGTATGGCTGTTTCATCTTCTCCAAGGGAAGATGGttctaaacaaaatatatttcaTGGAAATGTGGATGCCGATGGTTATGTCAACTCCCAAACTTCTGATTTTCCTAGGGGTCAGTC contains:
- the LOC112697338 gene encoding DNA repair protein UVH3 isoform X2 yields the protein MGVHGLWELLAPVGRRVSVETLAGKTLAVDASIWMVQFMKAMRDEKGEMVRNAHLLGFFRRICKLLFLRTKPAFVFDGGTPALKRRTVIARRRQRENAQAKVRKTAEKLLLNHLKALRLKEVADDIKNQRLQQKSEAKGCKKPDRMDFVDSDPGKSNMKEINEMSSAKLAATEAGNFLQEVVSRSRNQEELDEMLAASISAEENGILAGKEVPSTVPNTSEEKFDTDGEMILPCDNEVDLAVLAALPQSMQLDILAQLKGKKTKAPVEDELLNQCEVNDRGKGKGILFRESDLGGCSSKCDNVISTNDNQDKIDEMLAASIAGEGIAKSMSNASTFFEASAIEEEDGDYDEDEEMILPAMHGEVDPAVLASLPPSMQLDLLVQIRERLIAENRQKYQKVKKDPAKFSELQIEAYLKTVAFRREIDEVQKAAAGRGVGGIQTSRIASEANREYIFSSSFTGDKQELASSRAEKNDDAHRKAQGTHPVENLANIIASAGSNTTSGLVCNEPSESVDERIQTFLDERGQFRVSRSRAMGMRMTRDLQRNLDLMKEIELERTHINKASNIDAILSAENNGPSKSSGTNSVGKLKTMNVDLVGECVQNEQSVFDKDTSIEVSFEYDSKNALIDAEDEIFANLVGGNSGTVFHADGTPAKEHPSNSDSDCDWEEGIVEGKNTFIPGNNKVEWNSSVAEGDNNDESEVEWEEGDCDGDKSTICCPSETGKKPTRGQLEEESNLQEAIRRSLETIGDGELKHLSSVDEHSNADEKKLDSHGDYLDVSGAMNLNDEDAFLKIKNSMAVSSSPREDGSKQNIFHGNVDADGYVNSQTSDFPRDANMMKDNDHMAAEQLLDKHCDDTKVSSDGKNVSKDNPLGSTESSLKGSTENVDIGPKLAAVDNDGSFRGERNIDLVKNAVNTSGDFPAHVDEVRLEEEIRILGQEYINLENEQKKLERNAESVNSELFTECQELLQMFGLPYIIAPMEAEAQCAFLETAKLVDGVITDDSDVLLFGARNVYKNIFDDRKYVETYFMEDIEKELGLSREKLVRMALLLGSDYTEGVSGIGIVNAIEVVNAFPEKDGLLKFRQWVESPDPTILGWLNTKGGSTTRKKGSKETSSDQINSHIKEQEDSLDCDQEIKQTFFEKHRNVSKNWHIPSSFPSETVISAYYSPQVDKSTEPFTWGKPDHLVLRKLCWEKFGWTSQKADELLLPVLKEYNKHETQLRLEAFYSFNERFAKIRSKRIKKAVKGITGKQPSELKDDFNSGKSRRGNHLESEDKNFENLKATKESLESLKKPKVKESRKRKNDGDILGKAMSKRKTIIDGPSSASGMSAVENLQPGTESEKDQSDSNPLISNRSGRGRGRGRSLAVKHGRKKESLIYQSSGTSSSSSDTDDHVDMSKVPQEVRRSSRSRKPVNYSLENPEDEELNESFDTRNQSSLCEDPLEENLSDIPGACGDSATGLSRGKESDMISSAPTRNFPRDDLGSEGQFFTDADETTHPDPGIGDGDITVNADSCDDYLKLGGGFCLDDSDEPSNQNAVDSVTADTEGFLHCSVMMDETDHHKNGSEILFSGTDNARSEMQEGRNAYNVDNEPNDNLPNVSANDQNQMGVSVPENVNHNNGNYNGAFSAMPFLRKRRKK